From the genome of Lotus japonicus ecotype B-129 chromosome 6, LjGifu_v1.2, one region includes:
- the LOC130726097 gene encoding probable protein phosphatase 2C 2, which yields MSCSVAVSSSPVFPLSTNRFYRKTSIISSTSAPEPLMLSLPILEPPSPTPCCSSPSSPLLKKKRPAKLDIPIGSLTFGVPAAAAVSPATRDVVEVEGIGFSVYCKRGMRRHMEDRFSAAVDLQGEPTQAFFGIFDGHGGAKASEFAAHNLEKNILDEVIRRDENDVEEAVKQGYLSTDSDFLKEDLRGGSCCVTALIRNGNLVVSNAGDCRAVISRGGVAEALTSDHRPSREDEKDRIETQGGYVDLCRGVWRIQGSLAVSRGIGDGHLKQWVIAEPETRVLRIEPQHDFLILASDGLWEKVSNQEALDVARSFCVGSNRQQSLLACKKLVDLSVSRGSIDDISVMIIRLQNYV from the exons ATGTCTTGCTCCGTCGCTGTTTCCAGTTCCCCTGTATTCCCTCTCTCTACTAACCGCTTCTACAGAAAAACCTCCATCATCTCTTCCACCTCCGCGCCGGAACCCCTCATGCTCTCGCTTCCGATTCTCGAGCCACCTTCTCCGACGCCGTGTTGCTCTTCACCCTCTTCGCCgttgttgaagaagaagagaccGGCCAAGCTTGACATACCGATTGGTTCTCTCACCTTCGGCGTaccggcggcggcggcggtgtcGCCGGCGACGAGGGATGTCGTCGAGGTTGAGGGAATTGGGTTTTCTGTTTACTGTAAGAGAGGAATGAGGCGGCATATGGAGGATCGTTTCTCTGCTGCTGTTGATCTTCAGGGAGAACCAACTCag GCTTTCTTTGGCATATTTGATGGGCATGGAGGTGCAAAAGCTTCGGAATTCGCAGCACATAACTTGGAAAAGAATATCTTGGATGAAGTGATTAGGAGAGATGAGAATGATGTTGAGGAGGCTGTGAAGCAAGGTTACCTCAGCACAGATTCTGATTTCTTGAAAGAGGATCTTCGTGGTGGCTCTTGCTGTGTAACAGCATTGATCAGGAATGGTAACCTTGTCGTGTCCAATGCCGGCGATTGTCGCGCTGTCATTAGCAGAGGAGGTGTTGCGGAGGCCCTAACATCTGACCACCGACCTTCAAGGGAAGATGAAAAGGACAGGATTGAGACTCAG GGTGGCTATGTGGATTTATGCCGCGGTGTTTGGAGAATCCAAGGATCACTTGCTGTTTCTAGAGGAATAGGAGATGGACACCTGAAACAATGGGTGATAGCAGAACCTGAGACCAGAGTTCTAAGAATTGAACCTCAACATGACTTTTTAATCTTAGCTTCAGATGGATTATGGGAAAAG GTTAGTAATCAGGAAGCATTAGATGTTGCTCGTTCTTTTTGTGTAGGGAGCAATAGACAACAATCATTGCTGGCTTGTAAGAAGCTCGTAGATTTGTCTGTATCACGAGGATCTATCGATGATATTAGTGTTATGATTATCAGATTGCAGAACTATGTTTAA